A DNA window from Thermoanaerobaculia bacterium contains the following coding sequences:
- a CDS encoding 3-dehydroquinate synthase family protein, translating into MSPGSSSGSPGSGPVRVERGSLAALGSAFPFPGGRVFLVSSPAVLRLHGDSARRALARRETVEIAIPDGESAKSLETLRTILDAAIEAGVRRDDALVALGGGTVTDVAGFAASILLRGIAWYAVPTTLLGMADAAIGGKTAVDHPLGKNLVGAFHPPSGVLVDPELLDTLPPRRFREGLVEIFKSLLVGSAEAARDMAGRLEQLAENRAADRFLAEAIRVKLAIVGRDPREGGERRVLNFGHTLGHAIEAASGYRGWSHGEAVAVGMAAALGISAETEGFPGEDARSLAGELLRFTGRPAPRWEASLESAMSRDKKGESGGLAGVLLADWGRPIVRKVPPDEWRRSLQALAGEGPAGGGAPGEG; encoded by the coding sequence GTGAGCCCCGGGAGCTCCTCCGGATCGCCGGGTTCCGGGCCCGTCCGGGTCGAGCGCGGATCGCTCGCCGCCCTCGGATCCGCGTTCCCGTTTCCCGGCGGACGCGTGTTCCTCGTCTCGTCGCCCGCCGTTCTGCGCCTCCACGGCGACTCGGCCCGCCGGGCGCTCGCCCGCCGCGAAACGGTCGAGATCGCGATCCCGGACGGCGAGAGCGCGAAGTCCCTGGAGACCCTTCGAACGATTCTCGACGCCGCGATCGAAGCGGGCGTGCGCCGGGACGACGCCCTCGTCGCGCTCGGCGGAGGAACCGTCACCGACGTGGCGGGCTTCGCCGCCTCGATCCTCCTCCGCGGAATCGCCTGGTACGCGGTGCCGACGACCCTCCTCGGAATGGCGGACGCGGCGATCGGCGGGAAGACCGCGGTCGATCATCCGCTCGGGAAGAACCTGGTCGGCGCGTTCCACCCGCCCTCGGGCGTCCTCGTCGACCCCGAGCTCCTGGACACGCTTCCGCCGCGCCGCTTCCGGGAAGGGCTCGTCGAGATCTTCAAGAGCCTCCTCGTCGGAAGCGCCGAAGCCGCCCGCGACATGGCGGGGCGCCTGGAGCAGCTGGCCGAGAACCGCGCCGCGGACCGGTTCCTCGCCGAGGCGATCCGCGTGAAGCTCGCGATCGTCGGGCGAGACCCGCGGGAGGGGGGAGAGCGACGGGTCCTGAATTTCGGCCACACGCTCGGACACGCGATCGAGGCCGCCTCCGGGTACCGAGGCTGGTCGCACGGGGAAGCGGTCGCGGTCGGGATGGCCGCGGCGCTCGGGATTTCCGCGGAAACCGAAGGGTTCCCCGGGGAGGACGCCCGATCGCTCGCGGGAGAGCTCCTGCGGTTCACGGGGCGCCCGGCCCCGCGCTGGGAAGCTTCGCTCGAGAGCGCGATGTCGCGCGACAAGAAGGGGGAATCGGGTGGACTCGCGGGCGTGCTCCTCGCCGATTGGGGCCGCCCGATCGTCCGGAAAGTCCCGCCGGATGAGTGGCGAAGGAGTCTCCAGGCGCTCGCGGGGGAGGGCCCGGCCGGGGGCGGGGCCCCCGGCGAGGGCTAA